One Onychostoma macrolepis isolate SWU-2019 chromosome 15, ASM1243209v1, whole genome shotgun sequence DNA segment encodes these proteins:
- the LOC131554227 gene encoding sialoadhesin-like, whose amino-acid sequence MFSNFCPTVVLLYDALAWYVNMPKEIHGLRGSCLVIPCSFSYTSNPPTNPHRIVWYQYVSKGYPLVYDPWYPNDVIEKFRWKTSLYIDTSRRDCSLLIVGLDLSHHGETLFTWIDPENVGYRTYAFYDVTSKIIVDDRPQLPSISIYGGEKTGDAITVVCSTSHTCPYSKPSITLNGIDGYDQINDESFKDGLWKITLTRKGFVKAERSTIRCSVTHHGDITVTATEIKSAKCVHHKITIEPEVADVTEGVTKNFVCSVHHSCQKEPTITWNYNMQVTTKEKTRSGLNWISYSNIAFLATKEDRGKKLICTAQFSGGSITTSAILHVKRVLLYDALGWEVSMPKDIHGLKGSCLVIPCSFRYKSNPPKNPRRVVWYQRDSKGLPLVYDPLHPNNVSEKFRGKTDLYGESDWDCSLLIKTLEPSHNGEKLYTRIDPENIAWQNYETDDATSTVLVDATPQLPSISISGGERTGDTIIVVCSAFHTCPYSKPTITLNGIEGSDEIKDESVKDGLWKTTLTRTGVVKTESLTIQCSVTHYGDITVTATEVKSSKCE is encoded by the exons atgttCTCCAACTTTTGCCCCACAGTTGTTCTGCTGTATGATGCTTTGGCGTGGTATGTGAATATGCCAAAGGAAATTCACGGTCTCAGAGGTTCCTGTCTGGTCATACCATGTTCTTTCAGCTACACATCAAACCCACCCACAAACCCACATAGAATTGTGTGGTATCAGTACGTCTCTAAAGGTTATCCTTTAGTTTACGATCCATGGTATCCAAATGATGTCATTGAGAAGTTCAGATGGAAAACTAGTTTATATATTGATACTTCAAGAAGGGATTGCAGTCTGTTGATTGTAGGACTGGATCTGTCTCATCATGGAGAGACATTATTCACATGGATTGACCCTGAAAATGTGGGGTATCGCACCTATGCATTTTATGATGTCACCTCAAAAATTATTGTCGATG ATAGACCACAGCTGCCCAGCATCAGTATTTATGGAGGTGAGAAGACAGGTGATGCCATCACAGTAGTATGTTCAACTTCCCACACGTGTCCATACAGCAAACCATCCATCACTCTGAACGGTATAGACGGATATGATCAAATCAACGATGAGTCTTTTAAAGACGGCCTGTGGAAAATCACTCTGACACGCAAAGGTTTTGTAAAGGCAGAGCGCTCGACCATTCGGTGTTCAGTAACACATCATGGTGACATAACAGTGACAGCTACAGAGATCAAAAGTGCAAAAT GTGTTCATCATAAAATAACAATTGAGCCTGAAGTGGCAGATGTCACAGAAGGTGTCACAAAGAACTTTGTTTGTAGTGTCCACCATTCCTGCCAGAAAGAGCCAACCATCACATGGAACTATAACATGCAGGTCACAACAAAGGAAAAAACACGTTCGGGTTTAAATTGGATCAGCTATTCCAACATTGCCTTTCTGGCTACAAAAGAAGACCGTGGGAAGAAGTTGATATGCACTGCACAATTTTCTGGAGGAAGCATTACAACTTCTGCTATTTTACATGTAAAAC GTGTTCTGCTGTATGATGCTTTGGGATGGGAAGTGAGTATGCCGAAAGACATTCACGGCCTCAAAGGTTCCTGTCTGGTCATACCATGTTCTTTCAGATATAAATCAAACCCACCCAAAAACCCACGTAGGGTTGTGTGGTATCAGCGGGATTCTAAAGGTTTACCTTTAGTTTATGATCCTTTGCATCCAAACAATGTCAGTGAGAAGTTCAGAGGAAAAACTGATTTATATGGAGAATCAGATTGGGATTGCAGTCTGCTGATCAAAACCCTGGAACCGTCCCACAATGGAGAGAAATTGTACACAAGGATTGACCCTGAAAATATTGCTTGGCAAAACTATGAAACTGATGATGCTACATCTACAGTTCTTGTTGATG CGACTCCACAGCTGCCCAGCATCAGTATTTCTGGAGGTGAAAGAACAGGTGACACCATCATTGTAGTATGTTCAGCTTTCCACACGTGTCCATACAGCAAACCAACCATCACTCTGAACGGTATAGAAGGATCTGACGAAATAAAGGATGAGTCTGTTAAAGATGGCCTGTGGAAAACCACTCTGACACGCACAGGTGTCGTAAAGACAGAAAGCTTGACTATTCAGTGTTCAGTAACACATTATGGTGACATAACAGTAACAGCTACAGAGGTCAAAAGTTCAAAATGTGAGTAA